The Rissa tridactyla isolate bRisTri1 chromosome 1, bRisTri1.patW.cur.20221130, whole genome shotgun sequence DNA segment AGGCTGTAGGGTTTCTCCGTGTCCCTTGCTTCTCCCCAGGTCCCACAGCCTCTATGCACATAAGCAGCAGTAACCTGCTCAGCTTATTTTCCATCCGCTTCCCACACCAGAAAACGTGCTGCAAGTTCTCAAGGGACTGGAGAACTTCAGCTGGTGAAACAAATAATGGACAGGAAGAGACATCAAAGGCTGCTGCTTGAATGCAGTTTAGCACAATACTAACAagacagccctggctgctggaCTGCTCTTCTCACAACCCCACATTGTTTGAGAATTTTTTAGGCTTTTGTAACAGTTTATTGCTTTCAGCCCAACACATGAACAATTTCAACAGAATGTGCACAGATTTTACATTTTCCAGGGCATCCTTCATAATCGTGGACTTCCCAGTTTTCACAGACAAATTACGGTCTTGGAAGTCAAAGGCTGGGACTGGTTTCATTTGGGCAACCCGTACacaattttctgctgtttcttcctttgttcaaTGTTGTCTTGCACATATCATAAGGAGTAAGAAAATGGGATTTGAGCAAGGAAAAAGGGGACAGACTTGAGCAGTCTCGAAGTCCTCACATTGCCAGAAATCACTTGGGCTGTACCTGAAAAGGTCCTAGCAATCCTCAAGAAGTCCCCGCTGGGACAACAGGCACAATCTCCCATGGGTGGCACATTAACTCCATTGGTCTCGACACTCCTAGACCAAGGAACATGCTGGATTACTTGCAGGACTTGTGACAGTCACACACACCTGTCCAGATCCACAAGAAGTTATGATAAGAGTGTCACAAGGGACATGTCTGAAAATATCCTTATGTATAGGAAAAACCTGTGCCAAGCTATAGAAAGAAAACGAACGAGCTCCATCAGTGACATGGATAAAGTTGAGGAAGCCCACGTGTTAAAGTCTGTCAAGATCCCTATGTGCTGTCCCATGTAGGCCAAAGTAATACTTCCTTCTACCTATACCCCAAATTGATGCATTATATGGCCACAGGTCCTTCACAAACGCAGCACTCTGGCTTGAAATCAGTGATGTACTGATGCAAGCTACACTTGGACAGAGTAGTTTGTGCTTTTGCAACAGTAGAGAAAAATTAGTTTTCACACTATAACACTtgagtgaaggggaaaaaaacctcgcTACCATCTGGACATAGTGTTATACAGAATTAACAGGAGTTTTTCAAACCACACCATCATACAGAAACGAAACTCCGCTGCTAGCACATACAAGGATTTCAGCCTGTAAAATTCAAAGTAACTATTTCCATTTGAACAAAATTGGTTCCATCCACTAGGTATGTTTATCCCTTTATTTTCCAACTCTAGCCAAAGATTTTAATGTCTGATCTCATTAGAAATATGAATCAAAAACAGGGACAAGAGGGACCTTCAACCTGAGCTCCTGACGCGTTATGGTTACTACCCCTACAACACACTGCATTGAAATTTAACAGTCCAGCTTTAAGGTCTTAACTCTACTCCAAGAGAAAACAGCATTGCTCTTCTCTTTTAAGACTTGAAGTCAGTTTAGCTATACCCATTTATCTTTCAAATATCTTTTGTAGAAAAGCAAGAAGAGTCTCAATTAAAAACCTCAGCTAATTTTTTCAGTGTAATGAAGTGAAAACACATAGCAAAGAGTTGAAAAATGCCCACTAACCTCCACGTGTGAAATGAGAGTTAAGCAAAACAGTGTGGgcttttgcttggttttgcatttgtttgttggttgttggtttgtttttttttaaagctttgggaTGACTGTCCTGCAATAAAACATGACTTTCACGCATGTCTGAGCTCCTGGATTGTTTGTCTGTGAAAGGCTGAAAGATGCTTAATTGGTCTTCATTTATTTAAGCACACAGCAGCTATCTGACCAAACCAAAATAGTAGGAGAGGGAACAACAAGCTTTGCAATTGTATTTTCTCTTGATGAGCCTTAATTCTCTTTCTAGAAAGCTCTGTACAGAATACCTCCACATTTTTGAATTTAAACACAGTAGGGAATTAAGAACATGAAAGAGAGGGCCAGTGACAGAAACAAAGGACTGCAAGTCGTGAATACCAATTTTAGTGGCATCTACTAATCAATTGGTGTATACATTTCAAGTACCCTACTACACTTTTACTATCTTCAGCACTGAAACAGTGGGCCATTAGATGCCTCAGCTGCGCCAAGTCATGAGTGCTAATGTTTACCGCATCATcactgttttgtatttttaaactacttCCAACAGAGCCCTCCAATTGTAAGACAATGAGTCTTAGCTGTAAGAGTCAGGATCGAGTACAAATTAACAATTTCGATAAACGTAcaaatcatttatttaaaattcaaaactcAGAGgtacaaacaaaatatttaagaaacaatAAATCCAGAAATGTAAACACTTATAGAAAATATATGAACTGTACCAATTTAACCACCCACCATTCTTCACAGAAAATAGTGAGAAGCAGAAAGACAAATCAACGcctaattgttatttttttcagattccagTTTAGAGGTAGAATACTACTGTGAAAGACGCAACAAAACTTAGTTCAGTAGAATTATGCTACAAGTGAATTTGGCCCATATACTTATAAATGTAATGAAGCCAGAAAAGAAGTTTCTTACTCAGAGCTCTTATACGACAAAATTTGGCATGGCACCTTCTAAGAGATAAAGCACCTTTCCTGATAAATACTGGTTTATGCTTTTGCAAGTGAAGGATCCTGTGCTTTTTGCATTACTGACAtagagaaagcatttaaaatagatAGAAAGTCCCAGCTTTTTGGCAGGCTTATAAGAAAGCAAGTGTTTTTCAATAGCTTGTCCTAGAAAgccaaactgggaaaaaaaaaccctgtaaatatgaaaaaagacttttgaaagaCTTCATAAATACTTGATGCTTACTTATTTGGGTGGCACAGTCctcaagagggggaaaaaaaaaaaaaagaagaaaaacaaagaagttaatacaatagggaaaaaaattctatcCTCTCAGGAAAAAGTGTATCTGTGTGACACACTGTAACTTCAAGTCCGGTAAAAATTACCCAGGTAGTCTCAAAGGAATGTATCTTCCATTTTTGTTCATCAAACAAGTGCTACAAATAGAAATTAAGATTGGAGTTCTTCAGACAATATATACAAATTCATAAAAAACAGGAACAGTTTGCAAGCTCAATGACATACAAACATTGttcagaaaaatcccaaacttGTTTTTTATATGCAGACTAGCTGCTAAGTGCGTTATTTAAACTGATGCATGCAATAGTAGAATCTATGGTTGTTTACGGTACTTAACTATATACAAACTGTTAGGCTTCTGCAATTTAGTTTAACAAGGACTTTCTCACATATTTGCTGAAAGATATTTGTGTTTtagaagcaacaaaataaaatttgcagtCTTAATGCCTTCTTGCTTTGTGGTCTAAGAACACTTCTGGAATTATAAATATGATAAAATCCCAATTTAGTCAGCCAGTTCATAAGGACTCAACTTAAGCACGACCCTGCTTCttttaaggaaatgaaagcagagtTAGGCCAACCTTCAGTACCTTTTAAAAATTCCATCCTTGCCACACATGCTTGTTTACAAAATAGCACCACACAGGAATAGTCACCACAAAAGAGAGACACATCAGAGTCGCTGCATTCATTCAGCAGCTAAATCTCCCATTCATTTAAATGGCAGTTTTAGGTACTGAGAACAGACTTGTGACCATTAAGCTCAGTTCatggaagaaagcagaaacagaaatttaCTTACTGTCACAAATGAGGCATtgccttgctttttccttttttaaagaagttttctaACAGAGAGGAATCGATACAAtccaaatacctttaaaaaacttGAAATATAAAACGTGAACAGGCCTGCTTTCATGATATTCTTCTCCCTTTCCAAATACCATCTGGAGCAGTGTCTATCAAATATTATATACAGTAGAAAAATTGTGTTCTTGATTACATGAAAGATTGAAATTTGTAAGCCATACGAATAAttgggagaaaaatgaaacaacaatCATAAAAGCATTGGCGTTACCATCGCAGACTGAACCTGAAAACACGGACAAATGCATTTCCACCTTCCTCCTTGTCCCTACcttcagaaaagcaagcaaaatagtAATTCCTGCAATAGGAAGAGGTTTGCATGTGCCAACCACCTCATCTGGGGCAAAACTACTCATGTGGCACAGATTAAATTGTTAGTCTGAGCTATatttagctgatttttttctaaagaaaattaaagaagcGCTTAAACTGTACTCACAGGAGAGCTGACAACACTGCCTGACAAATAACCATTACTAATCTCTTCCATCAGCACTGGAGGACCAGTCCAGGACAAAGCATAATGGACAAACTTTCCTTCTACAAAGTACATTCTTTTGTTGAATATGAagccttgcaaaaggaaaatGCCAACAGACATACAATATTAATACAGGAAAGTTTCAGACATGGATTTTCATATATTAGGCCTTCCGATTCCTTTATGAAATTTACATGATCTCCAAAGGGAGCTGTGCATCCCTCTCCAGGTAAAAGAATAATACATACCTAGATTAAGAAAATTTACACAGACAATTAAGAGTAAATGTTACGCCATACATTAAACTATGGTATTTCCGTATCATGATTCTTTGAGAGCTCAAAACAGACTGAAAGAAGCCATTTTTAAGTATACATTCAGTTTGATTCCATATTTTTCCACTCTATCCCCCATTATGTATTTCCCTGTATTTTAATGGTcaggatgaaaatattttgtgtatatacaaactaaTTACATCTAACCTTGTAAAAACTAATCAAAAACTTCATCACTTTGCAATTTCTGTATATTTAGACAACTCACCTTCTACACATGCAAGATACTTTTCAGAACATCAGAATAAAAGTCTTTCATATTTCACAGCTTCCCCAACATGATAAAGCTCATTATATGTTGGTACACACTTTGCTGTACCTTCATAAAAATCAATTTTGGATATACAGGTTACAAGTTAAAAAAGCCAACAGTTGACGTAGGCATTAGTTAAAATAAGTcttcttgtgtttgtgtttgcaaGCCCTAATAACAGAAGAAACGTCAAGAAACATCTAGGGCTTCCATGAAAATTGTTTCACCAAGTTTTTGCCCTTTGACACCTCCAAAATTAGagttctttctcctctttctaatTCTGCAGCAAAAGTGACAATAatacaaaacagcaaaatatatATGGTCCTTCAGTGTCTTCAGTAAGTGAAACATTTTTAACCAGACAGTGGTCTAGTTTCTTCCAGGTCTTGCATACGCTAATACAGCACTCTGCCATGAAAGAGAACTTACTGTTTTATTACACCTAACCACTGCCTCCACAATGTACGGTTCAACAACTGTTTCACAGACAAATAATTTCTCTCTCAAAACGCAAAGAAACTCTCTTTAAAGGTTTACACGAGATCTTTTTAATGATGGATTGACAGTCAAAGAGCCAAATCCTATGAACTGCGGAGATCCCCAAGCATGGCAGATTTAAATACAAGTTGAGAACCTTCAAAGGACAAGGGTATGATCATGTAGCCCACACACTTCTTTGCACAGTAATTAGATGTTGTGACACATCAATGCACGTGTGCCACTTTCAATACCAAGCACACTCATGCTCCAATTATGACTATGGTTATGCTACAAACGTGCTGTAACTAGACTGAGTTAGAAAGATAGCACATTAAGAATCTACCACctcagctgttgggtttttttttaaatgctcttaTGTATGCAAGGCACAGTCAAATGTCAGCTTGACTGCAATGACAGCTCTTTTGAGTAGTTAGTGCcctagaactttttttttttggaggtggggaAAAAGAGATGATGGCTACTCTATACGCAGAGGTAAGCTTTATTCTTCCAAGGTGAACTTCACCAGCAAGCAGATGGCTGGTACAAGTCCAATACCCCATTTACGTTCTAAAGAAAGGATGTTTTCAGGCCTCAAGCCAAACTCTTAAGTAGTGATAAATTTCAGCTCAGAACCTAAAGTAGACAAGCAACCAAAgcttttacaaaaattaaattattttacatgGTAACATACGAGTCATTTTAAAACAGCACTATTTGATTTCAATCACACCATAGCACCAGAAGTTAACCTGTGGATTCAGAGAATTATAATATGCAAGTGTCTTCCTATCTGAGAAGTTAATATTAGCAACTATAGAAACACTGTGCACGTTGTTCCAGTGCATGTTGCAAAATGCGGTATTAGCAAATTTAACTGACCCCCAGGAGTCACAACGTCAACTTTTATTTTACTAGCGTCCATTCCAAATCACATGGCAAAACCGATTTCCCTTGCCACTTTTGCGGTGTACTAAGATACCTgatctttttccattaaaaaaaaccaaacccatagcAATGGCTAGGCAAAATACAAACCCCATTACTTGCCCAGTGTTTAAGTGGAAAGCATAGCCTAAGTACATTTGCCAACAGGGAAGAAATAGCTTTTTATCCGCAACTAATTAGACTGTCAAATactggacagagaaaaaaaaaccaaacccaacagaGATGTCAAGAAGTAGTTTTAAGTCATGacatttacttttaatatttataCCTGTAGGTAGAAGTTGTTGTGATCCATCAAACACACTAATGTCTTGAAAGCCATGCAGATCCAAATCCCCAAATGGCATTAACATCGTTGTGGAGGCAAAAGGTATGTCACCAAGTCTGCTGTTGTAACCCAGCAGTGCAGTCTTGGAAACTGTGTTCCCAAATCACATGCTCTTTTGAAATTCTTATTTAGTAAAGGCTGCAATTGGTTCCACTTTGAGTCTTACCTGAGAAAGCAGGAAAGTTCAAACCCAGGGCAAACAAAGGTCAAAGTTAGTTTGAAGCTCCCTAAGGTCTGACTCCTGTAAGTCCTTGTTTCAGTGCATATGCAAATGGCCTAATTCCTAGCCAGCAGCTTCAGGTAAATGATAAGAAGTTGTTACTGACTTGGGCACTGGTTTCATGGAATGCATCTTTGAAACCCTGACTGAATAACTCTTGTTAAAGTCAAAAAGAAGTCTGAAAGGCAACCGCTTTCATCCTTCTCATCAGACTATATCCATATGTGCACATGCTGCCTATGTTCACTCCGTTTCTTCCTAtattgtttccttctctttgcaaCATTAAGAACTCAATcctgatttttagaaaaaaattcaaagactTGCTAACACATTCACCGAAGTGAATTTACAGCAAACACActccccccccaacacccctAATCTTCAGAATTAATTTAATGGAAGCCAGTTATTAAGATATCAGGTTTATGTTTGAAAATAAAGTGCATAATGACTGTCACTGAGAACTTTGCGGATTTCAGGGTAGCATATTTAGTGTGAGTCCTCAGCAACATCAATAAAACAAATTGGTAACATGAGTCAAAATCTGAAACAGCAGATATGAAGAATAAGTTTTGCataaatgggaaaaagaaagagaaaggaaaatgaaatgtaatcCCTAGTCCTTTGTGAAACTGAGCCTACTATACAGCTATCCCAACATGCAGCATCTGAAATGAAGAATCACAGTCTGTTTGCTTCCCTTCTACTATTCCCGAATTCAGTTTGCAGCTTTCTGATGTCTGACTGATTTCACCTCGGGCAGGGGAAGAGGTATCTTGAGGGAGATCTACAGAGACAGTGTCAGATGAAGAATTTTGGCCTTCTGCTGAAACAGCGATTTGTGGCCAGCTACCCCCTGTTTCATCATTGCAATTTGTCCCCTCATcagcctcttccagctgctgaacGGATTTCAAATACTCTTGTATTAGTCTGTTGTCCTGCTCGTTACCAGAGCTATCTTTACTTTGACCACATTCCCCAAAGCTATCCTCTACATCTGAGGAATACGCTGAAACAGAGTTGCCACATTGTTTGACAGTTTCCACTGAAAGAGAGCTCTCAGTTCCTTCTGTTAAACTTTTTTCAGAGCTACACAAGTCACTGGCATGAGTCTGATCAGCCATGGAAGAATGAAAACCAGAATCTGGGAACTGCAACAAAGACTTTTCCTGAAGAACATCACTAGCTGGAACTAACCAAGCAGAACTAACATCTGGTGGGGTTTCTTGCTCAAGTGTGGATGATCGAATAGATGGTTCGGATGGACAGAAAGTACTGGCTGAAGGGATTCCAGGTTGCAAAGTGGCACTTAAATTTTGTGTCACTGAAAGCTGCCATTGTTGAAGGGATTTAACCTGCAAAGTATAGAGAGAATTTCATTATGAGATGCAATTAATAAAGTACTTTGATTTCTAGAATATTTCACACAACCAGCAACAAAGCTCTAGTATAAAATTTAAGACCCAGTGAACTAACAAGAGGTTCACTATACCATTAGAGAAAATATGTTCTTCCCACTGTTAAATAATGGCATTTAAACCTAGATGCCCAACACTGACAGAGCACGCAAGCCTCCCAGTTCAAATacctgaagaaaaaggaatttgctCTTATAAATAGAAAGGATGAGGAACCTTTATGAAATAATCCATGCTTAAGAAAACAATCAGCCTTATTTTTGGAAGAATAGCTAATTAGAAGATGTATTACTAACTTCTACTCCAGAAATTAGTCGCTCACAGCTTGTCACCATTTCATTTGCCCTGGGCATCTAGCAGTCACATCATTCTTTACTCTTCTGCTACATTTATTTAGTTTCCCTTGCATTTTGTCCTCCTTCTCACACCAGGCTATAATTTAGCCTTTTGTGACAAAACCAGTGTTATTGCACTAATACTTATGAATGTTATTTCCCCCCAGAATTGGAAAAAATGAACCATATTGACCGTCTCTTTAGAATTTACAGTATGAAATAGTGTTTTTCAAATTCACGGGTAAGCTGAAAAATAAGACGACTAAAACTATTTACCTGGTTCCAAAGAAATCTGACTGCTTCCTCCTGTACAAGCCTCTGAATcttatcttcctctctttcttttcttagtCTGCAAGAACACATGTCCAAATTTTTGCAGCTTAAATAAGCAACATCTGGGTAACAAGATCAACAAGAATACATAAAAATGCCTACTTACATAACGGCACTCTTGAAAGATACAGCAGAGCCTAATATTAAGACATTACTGCAGTCTGGCTTGCCATCAATATCCAGCTGCTGActtcaagtttctttttcagagttACATTAAGATTCTGCATCCTTTTGCTGCAGCACATTTATTGATTTGCTAATACTGTAAGTGTCTTTTTATAAACTGAACCTAAGCTCTTCATTTTAAATAGATGTTCTTCTTTATCCCGCATAAAGAACCAACCCAAAGTAGTGCTGGTTCATTTCAAATTATGCTCTCCCCAACTGATATCACTCAGACGTAGGCACGATGTGTAAGCATTGGGAGTTTCTAGAGGTTCACTGAGGGCTCAACTTGATTCACAGAACTTTTGTTGCTTGTTATAGCAAAGGAAAAGAACCTGTCAGACCATCAGTTCTCAGATACTAACTAAATCTGCCATTTCATATCTTACATATTGCAGAACTTTGATAATCATCTCCTCCAAACATGAATTCATATGatcaaaaaaaccaccagaaccAAGCAcagaattgcattttaaaattgtatcatgcaaggcagagagagaatcCTTCTTTTCACCAAGTAACAGAGGAATGACTCTCAATATAGACACATCATTTACACACCCTGTAATTGCTAGGAGACAAGCAAAAAAGTCACACTTAGCAATTTCTATTTTGGTTATGCAGCGAAATATGCAAGTTCTGCCAACAGAGGAATAGAAAGATTTATTCTAACCCAACCCACTTATAGAAGGCACTTAGAGTATGAACGGCTATGTACATAACTGTGCTTATCTTACAGGAAGCAATCTTCCACTGTAGTCACAGTTTTATATTACTGAAGCTAGGTTCTACAGTGAGTAGTTATTTCAAGACCCATTTATACCAGTTCTGAAATATCCTGGAATGATGGTTACGTTCATTCAGATTTGAGAGCACACAGCATGACCCGAACTTACTTTTCTATTTCATCAGTTAAGCAAATGATGTGCTCCTGCATTCTGTTTAGTCGAATTTCATACCGCACTTCCTTGGCTCGGGGATGGTGGTTCCTCGTGTAAAATCCTCTCCAACAGGCTTGAAGCTTGGTAGCTGCTTTAGTCATTCTTTGTAGTTCAGCTGCACCTTGATCAACAACAGCTAATGAATCAGTACTTTCTCCTGCCATCTGGTCAGGACAGAGTGTTGTAACACCCGATCCAGCACCTACTGAGGTGCTCTGGTGATTGTGCAGAACTTGGTCATCAGAGGATGCTGAACAGTTGCTAGCATTAGCAGTCAGGCTGGCTTTTACTGGATCAGAAGGTGGCAACAGCATACCCTCGTTGATATTTTCTCGAGTTTCCACACTTCCCATTGTTCTGTTGGAGTGCTCTATTGTAATACATGAAGCTTCTTCCTTATTAGCTGTTTCTCCACTATTAACGTCTCTCACACATTCAATCACTGTATCATTATCATCATCTTCTAGGCCCAAATTGATTCCATGTAGCTTCAGGTCTGAAGTAGGAGACACTGGAGACAATCCTGAAGCGACTGGCATGAAAGTAGACTCTGAGGATAAAAGGCTGCTGTTTAATTTGTCTTCATCTGTCTGTATATCTTCAAGGTAAAGCTCCTTACGAAGACttctttcaagaagaaaagtgTTCTTTACTGCATAGGAATGATCA contains these protein-coding regions:
- the CEP97 gene encoding centrosomal protein of 97 kDa, with product MGGGGGGALHPAEARAPKEGFARSLVEGLVVNWSGQGLQKLGPTLPCDADTHTLILDKNQIIKLEHLEKCRNLMQLSVANNRLVRMMGVAKLTKLRVLNLPHNSIGYVEGLKDLVHLEWLNLAGNNLKAIEQINSCLSLQHLDLSDNNIAQLGDLSKLTSLKTLLLHGNIITSLRTAPVCLPQNLTVFSLAENEIRDLNEVSFLASLRQLEQLSIMNNPCVMATPSIPGFDYRPYIVSWCLNLKVLDGYVISQKESLKAEWLYSQGKGRSYRPGQHVQLVQYLATVCPLISTYGLQTEEDAKLEKILSKQRLHQRQLMHQNQNEGEPTSSTPNKTLPVTYEHTSPAQPPQIVLESEPIIQKNSWVGPSANDDHSYAVKNTFLLERSLRKELYLEDIQTDEDKLNSSLLSSESTFMPVASGLSPVSPTSDLKLHGINLGLEDDDNDTVIECVRDVNSGETANKEEASCITIEHSNRTMGSVETRENINEGMLLPPSDPVKASLTANASNCSASSDDQVLHNHQSTSVGAGSGVTTLCPDQMAGESTDSLAVVDQGAAELQRMTKAATKLQACWRGFYTRNHHPRAKEVRYEIRLNRMQEHIICLTDEIEKLRKEREEDKIQRLVQEEAVRFLWNQVKSLQQWQLSVTQNLSATLQPGIPSASTFCPSEPSIRSSTLEQETPPDVSSAWLVPASDVLQEKSLLQFPDSGFHSSMADQTHASDLCSSEKSLTEGTESSLSVETVKQCGNSVSAYSSDVEDSFGECGQSKDSSGNEQDNRLIQEYLKSVQQLEEADEGTNCNDETGGSWPQIAVSAEGQNSSSDTVSVDLPQDTSSPARGEISQTSESCKLNSGIVEGKQTDCDSSFQMLHVGIAV